A window from Nitrosopumilus adriaticus encodes these proteins:
- a CDS encoding fibrillarin-like rRNA/tRNA 2'-O-methyltransferase codes for MKDQIQIKREKSLEEDNQSYYWIKSEGERKLATENLVPGNQVYKEKLIIKKGIEYRLWDAFRSKLAAAVMNDLEYFPFENKSIVLYLGASTGTTVSHISDIVGPSGIVFGVEHASRVARDFLDRVASYRKNIIPILQDARKPKEYFSVFGKVDIVYVDIAQPDQTQIALDNCEMYLKKGGYFFLVIKTRSIDVTKSPRRIIEEETEKLKKNFDILQSIDLHPYDKDHAMVIAKYKN; via the coding sequence ATGAAAGACCAGATTCAAATAAAAAGAGAAAAAAGTTTGGAAGAAGATAACCAATCATATTATTGGATAAAATCAGAAGGCGAAAGAAAACTAGCTACTGAAAATTTAGTTCCTGGAAACCAAGTCTATAAAGAAAAATTAATCATCAAAAAAGGAATAGAATACAGATTATGGGATGCATTTAGAAGTAAATTAGCAGCAGCTGTAATGAATGATCTCGAATATTTTCCATTTGAAAATAAAAGTATAGTTCTGTATTTAGGGGCATCAACAGGAACTACTGTCAGTCATATTTCAGATATTGTAGGTCCTAGTGGAATAGTTTTTGGAGTGGAGCATGCAAGTAGAGTAGCAAGAGACTTTCTTGACAGAGTTGCATCGTATAGAAAAAACATCATTCCAATACTTCAAGACGCAAGAAAACCAAAAGAATACTTTTCAGTATTTGGAAAAGTTGACATTGTATATGTTGACATAGCCCAGCCAGATCAAACACAAATTGCATTAGATAATTGTGAGATGTATCTTAAAAAAGGCGGATACTTCTTTCTAGTAATTAAAACACGTAGTATTGATGTTACAAAATCACCAAGAAGAATTATTGAAGAAGAAACTGAGAAGCTAAAAAAGAATTTCGATATTTTGCAATCAATTGATTTGCATCCATATGATAAAGATCATGCCATGGTAATTGCAAAATATAAAAACTAA
- a CDS encoding tRNA (guanine-N1)-methyltransferase, which translates to MEFPDETFQEIVEGKTKLLVPKKSITDKVPPKKPAFFNPKAKVNRDFSIIAYAAFLKNFQGPKIFLEGLSGIGARGLRVGKELEVEKIVINDLNPSALKMAEYSANLNNLKNIEFSEKEVCRFLSRYSKKGNRGSIVDIDPFGSPAAFFDCGIRATMHGGILSTAATDLQVLNGLFQSACKRKYGGIPVRTEYGNEIAIRLILGCLRVVAGRLGVEIIPLFVESEMHYYRTYVKVLNRPDQKENLGYILHCKKCGHRKISLDQQKECDLCNQEISIAGPLWIGKIFDREFIQNMVLEVPNLEIDKNCEKTLGKCLGESDMPVTYFTLDEVASKMKSSPPKLENAILNLQKNNFQASSTSFSPTGFRTNASINEIIKIFQSIQ; encoded by the coding sequence TTGGAATTTCCAGATGAAACTTTTCAAGAAATAGTTGAAGGTAAAACAAAACTACTAGTTCCAAAAAAATCAATTACCGATAAAGTTCCACCGAAAAAACCCGCATTCTTTAATCCAAAAGCAAAAGTGAATAGAGATTTTTCAATTATTGCATATGCAGCTTTTCTAAAAAACTTTCAAGGACCAAAAATTTTCTTAGAAGGGTTATCGGGAATTGGTGCAAGAGGATTGAGAGTTGGAAAAGAATTAGAAGTTGAAAAAATTGTAATAAATGATCTTAATCCCAGTGCCCTTAAAATGGCAGAATATTCTGCAAATCTAAATAATTTAAAAAATATTGAATTTTCTGAAAAAGAAGTATGTAGATTTTTGAGTAGATATTCAAAAAAAGGTAATAGGGGCTCTATTGTTGATATCGATCCCTTTGGTTCTCCCGCGGCATTTTTTGATTGTGGGATTAGAGCAACTATGCATGGAGGGATTTTATCAACTGCAGCCACGGATCTTCAAGTTCTAAATGGACTTTTTCAGAGTGCATGTAAGAGAAAGTACGGAGGTATTCCAGTAAGAACAGAATACGGAAATGAAATAGCAATAAGACTGATTTTAGGTTGTCTCAGAGTAGTTGCAGGAAGATTAGGAGTAGAAATCATCCCATTATTTGTAGAAAGTGAAATGCATTACTATCGAACTTATGTCAAAGTTCTAAACAGACCAGATCAAAAAGAAAATTTAGGATATATTTTACACTGCAAGAAATGCGGCCATAGAAAAATATCATTAGATCAACAAAAAGAGTGTGATTTGTGTAATCAAGAAATTAGTATTGCAGGTCCTTTATGGATAGGAAAAATTTTTGACAGAGAGTTTATTCAAAACATGGTTCTTGAAGTTCCAAATTTAGAAATAGATAAAAATTGTGAGAAGACCCTTGGCAAATGTCTTGGAGAATCAGATATGCCAGTTACTTATTTTACACTTGATGAGGTTGCATCAAAAATGAAATCATCACCACCTAAACTTGAAAATGCAATTTTAAATTTACAAAAAAATAATTTTCAAGCTAGCAGCACATCATTTAGTCCAACAGGATTTAGAACAAATGCCAGTATTAATGAAATAATTAAAATATTTCAGTCTATCCAATAA
- a CDS encoding transcriptional regulator: MAKKKDTLTDEAAKIKAELDELKKKKKVLDSSPKKKAEAKPAKKKAEAKPAKKKAEAKPAKKKAEAKPAKKKAEAKPAKKKAEAKPAKKKAEAKPAKKKAEPKPPKVKKLTKKELEEAKREAEKTIEEELEEQLTDEEIENFQIEKVDMERLTNKVCDILAERESEGMFQSELWKKLKLTSRDGSRLSLKLERMGTIYREKLLEKGRWTYKLILKKTPISTQSIENAPCLVCPVEQKCSLEGEISPRNCQFIEDWVIAEMKKPAKAK; the protein is encoded by the coding sequence ATGGCAAAGAAAAAAGATACTCTAACTGATGAAGCTGCAAAAATTAAAGCAGAACTAGATGAATTAAAAAAGAAAAAGAAAGTTCTAGATTCATCACCCAAGAAAAAAGCTGAAGCAAAACCAGCAAAGAAAAAAGCTGAAGCAAAACCAGCAAAGAAAAAAGCTGAAGCAAAACCAGCAAAGAAAAAAGCTGAAGCAAAACCAGCAAAGAAAAAAGCTGAAGCAAAACCAGCAAAGAAAAAAGCTGAAGCAAAACCAGCAAAGAAAAAAGCTGAAGCAAAACCAGCAAAGAAAAAAGCTGAGCCAAAGCCACCAAAAGTGAAAAAATTAACTAAAAAAGAATTAGAAGAAGCTAAAAGAGAAGCAGAAAAAACTATAGAAGAAGAATTAGAAGAACAACTCACTGATGAAGAAATTGAAAATTTTCAAATCGAAAAAGTTGACATGGAGAGACTCACAAACAAAGTCTGTGATATTCTTGCAGAACGTGAATCTGAAGGAATGTTTCAAAGTGAACTCTGGAAAAAACTCAAACTCACAAGTCGTGATGGCTCTCGTTTATCCTTAAAGCTTGAAAGAATGGGAACGATCTATAGAGAAAAACTCTTGGAGAAAGGACGTTGGACTTACAAATTAATTTTAAAGAAAACTCCAATCAGTACTCAATCAATTGAAAATGCACCATGCTTGGTTTGCCCTGTTGAACAAAAATGCTCACTTGAAGGTGAAATCAGTCCTAGAAACTGCCAATTCATTGAAGACTGGGTAATTGCTGAGATGAAAAAACCTGCGAAGGCCAAATGA
- a CDS encoding RlmE family RNA methyltransferase, translating to MKLIDARKDHYRRLAHEQGYRSRAAFKLQELNKSYRIIGPGFYVLDLGCAPGGWTQMAVKLAGNQGKVMGVDLSYVEEIPGAHIIRENIEDEHVIDEVMTYFGRKVNAVVCDLSPQVSGNWSVDHAKQISLNYDCTKIMDKVLAKKGNAVFKVFDGEYSMEFRDYVKKKFSRINLTKPSASRKQSSELYLVCLGFIG from the coding sequence ATGAAATTAATTGATGCTCGAAAAGATCATTATAGAAGATTAGCTCACGAACAAGGTTATCGAAGTAGAGCTGCATTCAAACTTCAGGAATTAAACAAATCTTATCGTATTATTGGTCCTGGATTCTACGTACTTGATCTTGGTTGTGCTCCTGGTGGTTGGACTCAGATGGCTGTAAAATTGGCAGGAAATCAAGGCAAAGTAATGGGTGTTGATTTATCTTATGTTGAAGAAATTCCAGGAGCTCATATTATTCGAGAAAATATTGAAGATGAGCATGTAATTGACGAGGTGATGACATATTTTGGACGTAAAGTCAATGCAGTCGTTTGTGATTTATCTCCTCAAGTTAGTGGGAATTGGTCAGTTGATCATGCTAAACAAATCTCATTGAATTATGATTGCACCAAAATTATGGACAAGGTTTTAGCAAAAAAAGGTAATGCTGTTTTCAAAGTTTTTGACGGTGAGTATTCTATGGAATTCAGAGACTATGTCAAGAAAAAATTTTCTAGAATAAATTTAACAAAACCTAGCGCAAGTAGAAAACAAAGTAGTGAATTGTATCTTGTTTGTTTAGGATTTATTGGATAG
- the rnhB gene encoding ribonuclease HII produces MQICGVDDAGRGPMLGPLVIAGVSIDKKNIKKLSALGVKDSKKLTPKLREHLYKKIIEIVDDYYIAKISPRLIDASVKKHCLNGLEAKYMAKVVSKLNPDISYVDSCDVNPSRFGKEISKLSENHKIKSYHRADSRFLVVAAASILAKVTRDKAIAKLKKNYDLGSGYPSDSVTVKFVTKYYKNNHVLPNFVRKSWKPVMKITGKN; encoded by the coding sequence GTGCAAATTTGTGGTGTTGATGATGCTGGACGTGGTCCTATGTTGGGCCCTTTAGTAATAGCTGGTGTGTCAATAGATAAAAAAAATATTAAAAAATTAAGCGCATTAGGGGTAAAAGATTCAAAAAAACTCACTCCTAAATTACGTGAACATCTATACAAAAAAATTATTGAAATTGTGGATGATTATTACATTGCAAAAATATCTCCTAGATTAATTGATGCCAGTGTAAAGAAGCACTGTCTAAATGGATTAGAAGCAAAATACATGGCAAAAGTAGTTTCAAAATTAAATCCAGACATTTCATATGTTGATTCTTGCGATGTTAATCCCTCTAGATTTGGAAAAGAAATTTCTAAACTATCTGAAAACCATAAAATAAAATCATATCATCGTGCAGATAGTAGATTTTTAGTAGTTGCTGCAGCCTCTATTCTTGCTAAAGTTACAAGGGATAAAGCAATTGCCAAGTTGAAAAAAAATTATGATTTGGGTAGTGGATACCCTTCAGACTCTGTTACAGTAAAATTTGTCACTAAATATTATAAAAATAATCACGTCCTGCCTAATTTTGTGCGTAAAAGCTGGAAACCCGTTATGAAGATTACTGGAAAAAATTAG